In Debaryomyces hansenii CBS767 chromosome A complete sequence, a genomic segment contains:
- a CDS encoding DEHA2D17336p (similar to CA1046|IPF11617 Candida albicans IPF11617 unknown function): MNGVNFVVTGDDINTDSAIIISNHKSLVDFIAMAYLARYTNDMSNNEENEKSFKNLTLPRINFFTWFKLWRIPSIRVLINLAKCDENWELESSLSKIVFGKISKSKVPEWIVLFPEVNIWTEEDSSLQKAQGEKFYLPTLQNILYPRFSAFYNVISTLNSKEHSKFNQLYDVSVLYESKSIESKTPTNKASKDESNAVSSSETPQDKGVNLVSPNLLEIFSSDNPITIHIHVKSKRLSRVPTKRSKIEKWLENTWVEKDKFLDQWKTDLSKATTFSVNKGRTPQNSPPQIKTGVFRSGSIKSSI; encoded by the coding sequence ATGAATGGAGTGAACTTTGTTGTAACAGGAGACGATATTAATACGGATTCTGCAATTATTATAAGTAATCACAAATCTCTAGTTGATTTCATAGCCATGGCCTACTTGGCTAGGTACACAAATGATATGctgaataatgaagaaaacgaaaaatctttcaaaaaccTCACTCTTCCCAGAATCAACTTTTTTACTTGGTTCAAACTATGGCGTATTCCATCAATAAGAGTGCTAATTAACCTAGCAAAATGTGATGAAAATTGGGAATTAGAGAGTTCTTTGAGCAAAATCGTATTTGGAAAGATCCTGAAAAGCAAAGTTCCAGAATGGATCGTATTGTTCCCTGAAGTAAATATTTGGACTGAAGAGGATTCTTCCTTACAAAAAGCTCAGGGCGAAAAGTTTTACTTACCGACgttgcaaaatatattatatccCAGGTTCTCAGCATTTTATAATGTGATTTCAACTTTAAACAGCAAAGAGCATTCTAAATTTAATCAGCTTTATGATGTATCGGTTTTATATGAGTCGAAAAGTATAGAATCAAAAACACCTACAAATAAAGCATCTAAAGACGAAAGTAATGCAGTAAGTTCATCGGAAACCCCCCAGGACAAGGGTGTAAATTTAGTATCGCCAAATctattagaaatattctCTTCAGATAATCCAATAACGATACATATACATGTTAAATCCAAGAGGTTACTGAGAGTTCCAACAAAGAGGAGCAAAATAGAGAAATGGCTAGAAAATACTTGGGTTGAAAAAGATAAGTTCTTAGACCAGTGGAAAACGGATCTATCAAAAGCAACTACATTTTCTGTTAATAAAGGTAGAACTCCTCAAAATAGCCCGCCACAGATTAAAACGGGTGTGTTCAGACTGGGTTCAATAAAAAGCagtatataa